In Sciurus carolinensis chromosome 16, mSciCar1.2, whole genome shotgun sequence, the genomic window GGTTCCGCAGAAGATGACGATGGCCGAGATGAAGTCCACCAGCTCCGTGAGGGCCACGTGGGTGCAGGACAGGTTGAGCAGAGGGGAGACGTCGCAGAAAAACTGGTTGAGCACATTGGGGCCGCAGTAGGACAGGCTGGCGATGCACGAGGTCTTTACCGCCGAGATCACCAGCCCCCCAAGCCACGAGGACAGGGCTAATCCCCAGCAGACCTGGGGCCTCATGAGCAGCGGGTAGTGCAGAGGGCGacagatggccacgtagcggtcataggccatggagGCCAGGAGGGTGCACTCTGTGCAGATGAGGGAGACAAAGAAGAACAGCTGGGTCATGCAGGCCACAAAGGAGATGTGGTAGGGTCCCATCCACAGCCCCAGGAGCAGGGTGGGCATGGTGACGGACACGTAGCACATCTCCAGGCAGCTGAGGTTGcccaggaagaagtacatgggcttGCGGAGCTCGCTGTGGCTGCAGATGAGGGAGACGATGACCACGTTCTCCAGGAGGGTCAGCAGGTAGAGAGCCAGGAAGACGGCAAACAGGACGTCCCTGACGCCCAGCCTGGTGGACAAGCCCAGCAGGACGAACTGCTGGACCCTGGTCACGTTGGCCAGCTCCAGAGATGGCTCCATCTGTGTGGAGACAAAAGAGATTGCTGAAAGTCTGGCGCATGAATAAGCTCAGTACTCCAATATGAGAAGGATGTTCTCATCGCCTGGAAACTAGTGACATTCCCAGCCCAACCTCTGCTGGAAACTGCTTGCTAAGAGCAACTCGGAGGAATGGGGACTTTTGAGGCACACTCTGTACATGGTCACTGTTTTTACTAAATCTCTTACCTGTGGAAAGAATTTCACCAAATGCAGCATGAGAGAACAACATTTCCCTTTCTTGAGGTGGTTTACTTAAGTGAAGCAATAAATGTCAAGTGTCTAtaacaaataaacacaaattctTTTCATTCTGAGCTTTGCAGTACATGTGTTCtttctaaattatataaaatttcttttaaaactccaCAAAGGAATTTAGTAGTATCTATAAATCCAGAG contains:
- the LOC124966756 gene encoding olfactory receptor 5-like produces the protein MEPSLELANVTRVQQFVLLGLSTRLGVRDVLFAVFLALYLLTLLENVVIVSLICSHSELRKPMYFFLGNLSCLEMCYVSVTMPTLLLGLWMGPYHISFVACMTQLFFFVSLICTECTLLASMAYDRYVAICRPLHYPLLMRPQVCWGLALSSWLGGLVISAVKTSCIASLSYCGPNVLNQFFCDVSPLLNLSCTHVALTELVDFISAIVIFCGTLLVALASYAAIGTAVLRMPSAAARRKAFSTCASHLVVVGIFYSAALFIYCRPSRIRSMDLNKVLSVIYTVATPLCNPVIYCLRNREVHAALRRTLCGP